The following proteins are co-located in the Pyricularia oryzae 70-15 chromosome 1, whole genome shotgun sequence genome:
- a CDS encoding RecQ helicase MUSN produces the protein MTRNNLRQQLSWLLQDACHTRPLGPELPSASSSFDSQSTLSQGHHPLSRAPEFQQPVLPTPSTAQPSLPTTAQGLPTPAIDAATQSIRPQIGIPRNGVDEADEDFESMARLTSALKSKKPSLLIKEQEQQPLPTPTSTTSVLPPLQRAFSRLVDKDNWRTAKEESPATPRAAHRARSPVFSSDVNFDCLDQAGEPIDLTSDDFDISSALLADGLLRSDDGLSGESHPPTKRSAKKRKSSEMSKVTPAPKKKAIFMDDDDEDDFPDIGTLAKATSPMARRPNKSLSSSQKTPSGARPATAYGPSIVHERTVTEKIRRTEKLLQGDADGLDELIKHSAPTALTQPPRGVSLTTIKTTPNRSQVQSSSLALSSKHESPNPSEDSPRGKRRRRSKDSLVIQDSEDDFMEDDFVTPPTEHVSYLTCLSGPESEGKEGSSTQRHASSQSRSGLASPKVDPTPSKRPRIEDARQPQAKADARVFEEPAAHSSDSDGSTLAMDLFLRNPSVIDKRRKGMQAEMKKLSEDYRRSFVENWPQERRQQVKEARNQLSEKGNTLSLLYSEYEAHKIIAHQKQSLENELVEAFENGLDTTDDELRISGMIEKLHEKEQNLRRLLVATGMNDIALYEEVDVDNAQEPQLEPYPPNQVVQATQHAPQPPLPQLPRQSSQIQTLDNNPHIILQTQSSLRQQQQQPVVSRSDEFEERFLVHQPPPFPRTTRTRIAEPSRPAPSMTTSNESQDQYMQNLLEDDDEEDAMEWQQAHASTRPQPPAPAAHQPATRRLQEEVDYFDCDDEDSLVLLADHIERQSSSRATSTQASRAALAETSGNTAIVPRVRKEPPKKDKKAVPKSSIPRELMRHPWSNDVRKALKDHFRMSGFRHNQLEAINATLSGKDAFVLMPTGGGKSLCYQLPAVVNNGATRGITIVVSPLLSLMQDQVDHLRDINIQAAQFSGDIDKTHKNMILDALNNKNPENFLKLLYVTPEMISKSVTFTNALQRTYRNKKLARFVIDEAHCVSQWGHDFRPDYKALGELRRMFPNVPVMALTATATKNVIVDVKSNLGIDGCEVFSQSFNRPNLYYDVRPKGKNLLQSIAELIQERHADQTGIIYTLARKSSENIAKKLVQTYGISAEAYHAGMETDKKTDIQRKWQRGTIKVVVATIAFGMGIDKPDVRFVIHQSLPKSLEGYYQETGRAGRDGEKSDCYLYFGYGDISTLRKMIKEGEGSDQQKERQAEMLNRVIEYCENKRDCRRVEILRYFGERFDKNECDASCDNCRDGGEFSIVDYTEVAVAALKVIGRKRLTAKQCADILQGKGVKKDEPKPDHYGVAKSLQQHVILSILYRLQAEDALEEHHKTVRSIGVPITYYGAGIRANAFIDGHQRLELVTRTARNGATDNANPPKGAKKTANREASNLPPSTNVSSPVMNTSIKSKGRSLVLDQDDEKSDEDEAGAAPRHRNGYAKDNFVVSDDEDDNSYFEKSMRIVPKSRQRTLEELSGPIRSNGGGEGAISQLDDVHQDLLIQFVEDAKRIEERVRNNNGLRKLLFTEQHLRYMAIEWTTSLEKMRRVPGINNDNVMRYGNELLPTLKKYYEFYRNSMGVGGGGGGNMDDVVDLVSDDDNLDIRPRRVQKGKATAEENFFTSDEESSGEDQDEEESTEASSKYFSPSRETEAERQGREWREKYNAVPVTYSESSSSKAKSGAGRGGRSNWKGNGGRKTSYGSRRTSGGGGGGVSKRRAATGSGGGGRKGNSATRGGSNRSGSGSGAFTSRARTPVSGAGIGLMPL, from the exons ATGACGCGTAACAACCTCCGTCAACAGCTCTCCTGGTTACTACAAGACGCCTGCCATACCCGGCCTCTGGGCCCTGAGCTACCTAGTGCTTCATCAAGCTTCGATAGCCAATCCACACTCAGCCAAGGCCATCATCCTTTATCTAGGGCTCCCGAGTTCCAGCAGCCTGTGCTCCCAACCCCAAGCACGGCACAGCCATCTTTGCCAACAACAGCACAGGGCCTTCCGACTCCCGCTATAGATGCCGCCACCCAATCGATTCGACCACAAATCGGGATCCCAAGAAACGGGgtcgacgaggccgacgaAGACTTCGAGAGCATGGCGAGATTGACATCGGCATTAAAGTCCAAAAAGCCGTCGCTACTCATAAAGGAGCAAGAGCAGCAGCCTCTGCCGacgccgacctcgacgacAAGTGTACTGCCCCCGCTTCAACGCGCCTTTTCTCGCCTGGTGGACAAGGACAACTGGCGGACTGCCAAGGAGGAATCGCCAGCTACCCCTCGAGCTGCCCATCGTGCTCGAAGCCCCGTCTTTTCTTCCGATGTCAACTTCGATTGTCTGGACCAAGCCGGAGAGCCGATAGATCTCACCTCGGACGACTTTGATATCAGCTCTGCTCTGTTAGCCGATGGTCTTTTGCGGAGTGATGATGGACTATCAGGGGAAAGCCACCCGCCGACCAAGAGAAGCGCCAAGAAGAGGAAAAGCTCCGAGATGAGCAAGGTCACCCCAGCGCCCAAGAAAAAGGCTATATTcatggatgatgatgatgaggacgATTTCCCTGACATAGGAACCCTTGCCAAGGCTACGTCTCCAATGGCTAGGAGACCTAACAAGTCCTTGTCAAGCTCTCAAAAGACACCCAGCGGGGCCCGCCCGGCCACAGCCTACGGTCCCTCTATAGTTCACGAGCGCACCGTTACCGAAAAAATTCGAAGGACCGAGAAACTTCTCCAAGGGGACGCTGATGGTTTGGATGAACTTATTAAACATTCAGCCCCTACAGCGCTTACACAACCTCCCCGAGGTGTCTCTTTGACCACTATCAAAACAACACCGAATAGAAGCCAGGTGCAATCATCATCCCTGGCCCTCTCTTCAAAACATGAGTCGCCCAATCCCAGCGAGGACAGCCCGAGGGGGAAACGGAGGAGGCGGTCCAAGGATAGTCTAGTTATCCAAGATTCCGAGGATGATTTCATGGAAGATGACTTCGTGACACCTCCTACGGAGCATGTGTCATACCTGACCTGCTTGAGCGGGCCAGAGTCTGAGGGGAAAGAAGGCTCAAGTACACAGCGTCACGCTTCTTCGCAGTCAAGAAGTGGCCTTGCTTCACCAAAGGTTGATCCTACTCCATCCAAGAGGCCAAGAATAGAGGACGCTCGGCAGCCTCAAGCCAAGGCGGACGCACGGGTATTCGAGGAGCCCGCTGCTCACAGCTCGGATTCCGATGGTAGCACACTGGCTATGGACCTCTTCCTCAGAAATCCGAGCGTGATTGATAAGAGACGGAAAGGCATGCAGGCAGAGATGAAGAAGCTTTCCGAGGACTACAGACGATCTTTTGTCGAGAACTGGCCCCAAGAGCGCAGGCAGCAGGTCAAAGAAGCTCGTAACCAACTCTCAGAGAAAGGAAACACCCTTAGTCTACTCTATTCCGAGTATGAAGCGCACAAGATTATTGCCCACCAGAAGCAGTCCCTCGAAAACGAGCTCGTCGAGGCCTTCGAGAACGGCTTAGACACTACTGACGATGAGTTGCGCATCAGCGGAATGATAGAAAAACTGCATGAGAAAGAGCAAAACCTTCGTCGGCTGTTAGTTGCGACAGGCATGAATGATATCGCCTTGTATGAAGAGGTCGATGTCGATAATGCCCAGGAGCCTCAGCTTGAACCATACCCACCAAACCAAGTTGTCCAGGCTACGCAGCATGCTCCACAGCCTCCTCTACCTCAACTTCCTCGCCAATCTAGCCAAATCCAAACATTGGATAATAACCCGCATATCATCCTTCAGACACAATCCTCCTTaaggcaacagcaacaacaaccagtAGTCAGTCGGAGCGATGAGTTCGAGGAGAGGTTCCTCGTGCACCAACCTCCCCCTTTCCCTCGCACGACCAGGACACGAATCGCCGAGCCTAGCCGTCCGGCGCCATCGATGACCACAAGCAATGAATCGCAAGATCAGTATATGCAGAATTTACtagaggacgacgatgaagAGGATGCAATGGAATGGCAACAGGCGCATGCTTCCACACGGCCTCAGCCTCCGGCGCCTGCCGCGCATCAACCGGCCACTCGACGATTGCAAGAAGAGGTTGACTACTTTGACTGTGATGACGAAGACAGCTTGGTGCTGCTAGCGGACCACATCGAGAGGCAGTCCTCAAGCAGGGCCACTTCCACGCAAGCAAGTAGAGCGGCGTTGGCTGAAACATCGGGAAATACAGCCATTGTACCGAGAGTTAGGAAAGAGCCTCcaaagaaggacaagaaagCCGTCCCGAAAAGCTCGATTCCGCGTGAGCTGATGAGGCATCCTTGGTCCAACGATGTTCGGAAGGCGCTCAAAGATCACTTCAGGATGTCCGGGTTCCGGCATAaccaactggaggcaatcaATGCCACACTGAGCGGAAAAGACGCATTTGTGCTCATGCCCACTGGTGGAGGCAAGTCTCTCTGCTACCAGCTCCCTGCCGTCGTCAATAACGGAGCTACGCGGGGTATCACTATAGTTGTCTCCCCGTTGCTCAGCTTGATGCAGGACCAAGTCGACCATCTTCGGGACATCAATATACAAGCAGCTCAGTTCAGTGGAGACATTGACAAGACGCACAAGAACATGATCCTAGACGCTTTAAACAACAAGAACCCGGAAAACTTTCTCAAGCTTCTTTACGTCACTCCTGAGATGATCAGCAAAAGTGTAACTTTTACAAACGCGCTCCAGCGCACATACCGGAACAAGAAGTTGGCTCGGTTTGTCATCGATGAAGCACACTGCGTCAGCCAATGGGGCCACGACTTCAGGCCAGACTACAAAGCCCTTGGCGAGCTTCGCCGCATGTTCCCTAATGTTCCTGTGATGGCTCTGACAGCGACGGCGACTAAGAACGTGATTGTCGACGTCAAGAGCAATCTTGGAATCGATGGCTGCGAGGTCTTTTCGCAGAGCTTCAACAGGCCAAACCTTTACTATGATGTGCGCCCGAAAGGGAAGAATCTCCTGCAGTCGATTGCAGAGCTTATTCAGGAAAGGCACGCCGACCAGACCGGCATAATCTACACGCTTGCTCGCAAGAGCTCGGAGAACATAGCTAAGAAACTTGTTCAAACCTACGGCATCTCGGCGGAAGCTTACCACGCCGGCATGGAGACGGATAAGAAGACTGATATCCAGAGGAAATGGCAGAGGGGAACGATCAAGGTTGTCGTGGCTACCATTGCGTTCGGCATGGGGATAGACAAGCCGGATGTGCGATTTGTGATTCATCAGTCGCTGCCAAAAAGTCTCGAGGGTTACTATCAAGAGACTGGGCGTGCTGGCCGTGACGGTGAAAAGTCTGACTGCTACCTGTACTTTGGCTATGGAGACATATCAACACTACGCAAGATGATCAAAGAGGGTGAGGGCAGCGACCAGCAAAAGGAGCGCCAAGCAGAGATGCTGAACCGTGTTATCGAATATTGCGAGAACAAGCGAGACTGCCGACGCGTCGAGATCCTGCGATACTTTGGCGAGCGATTTGACAAGAACGAGTGCGACGCCAGCTGCGACAATTGTCGCGATGGCGGCGAGTTTTCTATCGTGGATTACACGGAAGTCGCCGTGGCGGCGCTCAAGGTTATTGGGCGAAAACGGCTCACCGCCAAGCAGTGCGCCGACATACTCCAGGGCAAGGGGGTCAAGAAGGACGAGCCTAAGCCTGACCACTATGGCGTTGCCAAGTCACTACAGCAGCATGTTATTCTGAGTATCCTGTATCGTTTGCAGGCAGAAGACGCGTTAGAGGAGCACCACAAGACCGTGAGAAGCATCGGTGTTCCTATTACGTACTATGGT GCTGGGATCAGGGCCAACGCCTTCATAGATGGGCACCAGAGGCTTGAGCTGGTAACCCGCACAGCCCGTAATGGTGCTACGGATAACGCAAACCCCCCTAAAGGAGCCAAAAAGACTGCCAATCGTGAGGCATCAAACCTGCCCCCATCGACGAATGTATCTTCTCCTGTGATGAATACCAGTATAAAGTCCAAGGGAAGGTCACTAGTGCTGGATCAAGATGACGAGAAgtcggacgaggacgaggctgGTGCAGCACCAAGGCACCGGAATGGTTACGCGAAAGACAACTTTGTGGTTTCtgatgacgaggacgacaacAGTTATTTCGAAAAGAGCATGCGCATTGTTCCGAAATCCCGCCAGAGAACCCTTGAAGAACTAAGCGGGCCGATCCGTAGTAACGGCGGCGGAGAAGGGGCCATATCACAGCTGGACGATGTACATCAGGACCTTCTGATACAATTCGTTGAAGATGCCAAGCGAATTGAGGAGCGCGTGCGCAATAACAATGGTCTGCGCAAGTTGCTATTCACGGAGCAGCACCTACGCTACATGGCCATCGAGTGGACAACTTCGCTGGAAAAGATGCGGCGGGTCCCAGGCATCAACAATGACAATGTCATGCGCTATGGTAACGAGCTTTTACCCACTCTGAAGAAGTACTACGAGTTCTATCGCAACTCCATGGgtgtcggcggcggtggcggcggcaatATGGATGACGTTGTAGACCTTGTGAGCGATGACGATAATCTGGACATACGACCTCGGCGAGTCCAGAAGGGCAAGGCGACGGCCGAAGAGAATTTTTTCACCAGCGACGAGGAATCTTCGGGCGAAGACCAGGACGAAGAGGAATCGACTGAGGCTTCATCAAAATACTTCAGCCCTAGCCGCGAGACAGAGGCCGAGCGTCAGGGTCGTGAGTGGAGAGAAAAATATAACGCCGTGCCAGTAACATACAGCGAGTCCTCGTCCTCCAAAGCCAAGTCAGGGGCtgggaggggagggaggtcTAACTGGAAGGGAAATGGTGGGAGGAAGACATCGTATGGGAGCCGGCGCACATCGGGAGGTGGAGGCGGCGGTGTGAGCAAACGCAGGGCCGCGACTggcagcggcggtggcggaagGAAGGGAAATAGTGCCACAAGGGGTGGTTCGAATCGGTCCGGAAGTGGAAGTGGTGCTTTTACCTCGAGGGCAAGGACGCCTGTTTCCGGGGCCGGGATCGGTCTCATGCCGCTTTGA
- a CDS encoding U6 snRNA-associated Sm-like protein LSm6 has translation MENGTMTQGEGKDPTSFLGEIIGNMVTVKLNSGVIYKGELQSVDGYMNIALEKAEEWVAGQKKRSYGDAFVRGNNVMYIAASP, from the exons ATGGAAAACGGCACGATGACCCAGGGAGAGGGCAAAGACCCGACAAGCTTCCTCGGTGAGATCATCGGGAACATGGTCACAGTGAAGCTGAACTCGGGAGTCATCTATAAGG GAGAGCTTCAATCAGTTGACGGCTACATGAACATTGCCCTGGAGAAGGCCGAGGAGTGGGTTGCTGGTCAGAAGAAGCGATCATACGGCGATGCTTTTGTCCGTGGAAACAATG TCATGTACATCGCTGCTTCACCATGA
- a CDS encoding methyltransferase, whose amino-acid sequence MECPAPFRIPEAAKEGFSDGGVYDVYRATYPRAVVDSFLDKIKVKGRGRARIVEVGAGTGKFTERLVERPEKYEVVAVEPLAGMRAQLADKELGAGRVKLVDGHAGGIPLEEGWGDAAVVAQAFHWFADEGALEEIARVLRPMAVLGMIWNVEDYNKPRDWQASTKWEQKLNDMVHSLPDDGHPRFRHSKWPDVFTSQLASSPLQALRGGASGKTPRFSLPLGEERVPFSIWLSEDELWRRMCTLSQMSIIVKKGGDEARELRTKFDEALRGDDVERNDKGEVNINGQTYFAWTDKIGGYY is encoded by the exons atggaATGCCCTGCTCCATTCAGGATACCCGAGGCGGCGAAGGAAGGGTTCAGCGACGGGGGTGTCTACGACGTGTACCGGGCGACGTACCCGCGGGCGGTGGTGGACTCGTTTCTGGACAAGATCAAGGTCAAGGGTAGAGGGCGGGCGCGGATCGTCGAGGTTGGAGCCGGGACGGGCAAGTTCACCGAGAGGCTGGTGGAGAGACCGGAAAAGTACGAGGTCGTGGCCGTTGAGCCGCTGGCCGGGATGCGCGCGCAGCTGGCGGACAAGGAGCTCGGCGCCGGTCGTGTCAAGCTGGTGGATGGACATGCGGGAGGGATTCCGCTCGAGGAAGGGTGGGGGGACGCGGCGGTCGTTGCGCAGGCGTTTCATTGGTTCGCGGACGAGGGCGCGCTCGAGGAGATTGCGAGGGTTTTGAGGCCTATGGCTGTGCTTGGGATGATTTGGAATGTCGAGGACT ACAACAAGCCAAGGGACTGGCAGGCCAGCACCAAGTGGGAGCAGAAGCTCAACGACATGGTGCACTCCCTGCCCGACGATGGCCACCCGCGCTTCCGGCACTCCAAGTGGCCGGACGTCTTCACAAGCCAGCTGGCGAGCAGCCCGCTGCAGGCGCTGCGCGGTGGAGCGTCCGGAAAGACGCCCCGGTTCAGCCTGCCGCTCGGGGAGGAGCGGGTGCCCTTCTCCATATGGCTGAGCGAGGATGAGCTCTGGAGGCGCATGTGCACACTGAGCCAGATGTCCATAATCGTAAAGAAGGGTGGCGATGAGGCGCGGGAGCTGCGGACAAAGTTCGACGAGGCGTTGAGGGGGGACGACGTGGAGAGGAATGATAAAGGGGAGGTCAATATCAACGGGCAAACGTACTTTGCATGGACAGATAAGATTGGTGGGTATTATTAG